CCCTTGTGATCAGAGCTGCTTTTGTGTTATCACCATAGCCAAGTCCATCTGCGATGCCGGCAGCAAGGGCGATGACATTTTTGATGGAGCCTCCAAGCTCGATTCCCAGGATGTCAGGACTTGTGTAAACCCGGAAAACCTCACTCATGAAAATTCCCTGAATGTATTCTGCTGTCTTTCTGGTACGGGCACCTGCCACGCAGGTGGTGGGAAGGTTTTTGCTCACCTCTTCCGCATGACTTGGTCCGGAAAGGACTGCCACATCTGCCATGGGAAGCTCTTCTTCCAATATTTCGGAGAGGGTCATAAGAGAGGATTCTTCAATTCCCTTTGCAACATTGACCACTACCTGGCCATATCTGCAAAATGAATTCATCTTTCTTGCCGTTGAACGGACATAAACGGAAGGAACTGCCGTAACAAGAAGATCCCTCCCTGTCATAGCTTCTTCTAAGTCTTCCGTAAAAGTCATATTCTCAGTCAGCACCAGATCCGGCAGGGTATGATGCCTGTGGGTCGATCTCATCTCCGAAATTTCCTCAGGAAGAGCAGACCAGACGGCCACCTCATGCCCATTATTATATAGAAGAGCTGCAAGCGCTATTCCCCAGCTCCCAGATCCGATCACTCCGATTTTAGCCATTTTCTTCACCTCATGTTATTTTTTTCCTGATCCAAAGGAAATTTTATTCTCTCTGCCGCGGACAAGGCGTCCGATATTCGCCCGGTGGCGCCAGAACGCCTGACCACTTATCAGTGCTGTCACTATGTAGAATTCAGGCAATAATCTTTGATCAAGACCATACGCACCCATCATTCCAAAGAGGAACAGCCATATTAGAAAAATTGTTGCGACTACCAGAGAACCAAGAGAAACATATCTTGTAACAGCAACGATCAAAACAAATGCCACCAGGCATAAAAGCATCATTCTTAAATCAGTAGCTACAATCAGTCCGGCTGTGGCAGCAATGCCCTTGCCGCCTTTGAAATTAAGATAGAACGGGTAATTATGGCCCAGGATTACGCCAAAACCAGTATACAATATCAGAAGATAAATCATCTCCGGCTGGGACCGGAACAGGACACGGATCATTAAGCAAGGCAGCAATGACTTTAAGAAATCACCTAAAAAGACCACTGCTCCGGCCTTTGGCCCCATAACCCTTAGGGCGTTGGTCGTGCCGGAATTACCGCTTCCGTGGTTGCGGATGTCAATTTTATGAGCCTTTCCGTAAAAATAACCGGACTGTATGAGTCCGAATAAATAACCTGCAATAAGACAGATGATTCGCTCCATACGATTATTCCTTTCCGCTTCTTTCTCTGTATATAAACTTAAGGGAGGTTCCTTTAAAACCGAATGCTTCCCGGATCTTATTCTCTAAATACCTGGTATAGGAAAAGTGAGTCAATTCCTTATCGTTTACAAAGATTACAAAAGTCGGAGGCTTTACAGCAACCTGGGTGATATAATAGAGTCTTAATCGTTTGCCCTTATCGGACGGGGGCTGCTGAAGCGCCACGGCTTCTGACATGATTTCATTTAGAACTCCGGTGGCAACCCGAAGAGTCTGGTTCTCCCGAACCATATCAATCACCTCGAACAGCTTATTCATCCTTTGGCCGGTTTTTGCAGAGATAAATAAGTATTCTGCATAAGGCATAAAGGACAAAGTATTCTTGATCTTGTTTGTATATTCATAGATGGTCTTATCGTTCTTTTCAATGGCATCCCATTTGTTGACCGCAACAATGATGCCCTTTCCACGCTCATGGGCAATACCTGCAATTTTTGCATCCTGTTCAGTTACGCCTTCTTCCGCGTCAATGACCACTACCACCACATCGGCCCGTTCAACTGCCGTAACGGTACGGATGATGCTGTAGCGCTCCAGTTCCTCTTTGATCTTACTCTTCCGT
This genomic stretch from Lacrimispora sphenoides harbors:
- a CDS encoding NAD(P)H-dependent glycerol-3-phosphate dehydrogenase, whose amino-acid sequence is MAKIGVIGSGSWGIALAALLYNNGHEVAVWSALPEEISEMRSTHRHHTLPDLVLTENMTFTEDLEEAMTGRDLLVTAVPSVYVRSTARKMNSFCRYGQVVVNVAKGIEESSLMTLSEILEEELPMADVAVLSGPSHAEEVSKNLPTTCVAGARTRKTAEYIQGIFMSEVFRVYTSPDILGIELGGSIKNVIALAAGIADGLGYGDNTKAALITRGIAEISRLGTEMGGKFQTFCGLSGIGDLIVTCASMHSRNRRAGILIGQGKTMEEATKEVKMVVEGIYSAKAALALSEKYGVSMPIVEQVNAVLFNNKPASEAVKDLMLRDKTIESSDLPWD
- the plsY gene encoding glycerol-3-phosphate 1-O-acyltransferase PlsY, which gives rise to MERIICLIAGYLFGLIQSGYFYGKAHKIDIRNHGSGNSGTTNALRVMGPKAGAVVFLGDFLKSLLPCLMIRVLFRSQPEMIYLLILYTGFGVILGHNYPFYLNFKGGKGIAATAGLIVATDLRMMLLCLVAFVLIVAVTRYVSLGSLVVATIFLIWLFLFGMMGAYGLDQRLLPEFYIVTALISGQAFWRHRANIGRLVRGRENKISFGSGKK